The following are encoded together in the Cheilinus undulatus linkage group 3, ASM1832078v1, whole genome shotgun sequence genome:
- the tp53inp2 gene encoding tumor protein p53-inducible nuclear protein 2 has translation MFKTISRLLFGGEEEIPQEIKSGEVLEEGWLVVSHQEAVSAENQCAELAETHQTSDSALHGDVVTNITPDICMSDPEPTVQSSSTTTSSSSRPIPSSVFQPKALLDVSQLSSIQKAKAWADRHQTTRNAIQRQNRVRQGIHHHSFPLQQPGHRNLSH, from the exons ATGTTCAAAACAATAAGCCGTCTGCTttttggaggagaggaggagatccCTCAAGAGATCAAGTCTGGAGAAGTGTTGGAAGAAGGATGGCTCGTGGTCAGCCATCAAG AGGCAGTTTCAGCAGAGAACCAGTGCGCAGAGTTAGCTGAAACTCACCAGACATCGGACTCTGCTCTTCATGGAGATGTTGTTACAAACATAACACCTGATATCTG CATGTCAGATCCAGAGCCCACAGTCCAAAGCAGCAGCaccaccaccagcagcagcagccgtcCCATCCCCAGCTCTGTGTTTCAGCCTAAAGCTCTGCTAGATGTGTCACAGTTAAGTTCCATACAGAAGGCTAAGGCCTGGGCAGACAGACACCAAACTACACGGAATGCAATTCAGCGCCAAAACCGCGTACGCCAAGGAATCCATCATCACTCCTTCCCCCTTCAACAGCCAGGACATCGCAACCTCAGCCACTGA